Proteins encoded within one genomic window of Microbacterium sp. zg-B185:
- a CDS encoding Sir2 family NAD-dependent protein deacetylase, with protein MTAVAQQDAQTAEEVDRAVNALSGRRLAVLTGAGISTDSGIPDYRGTGAPVRAPMSVEQFLASEDARRRYWVGSHLGWRAFSAAAPNPGHTALAALERQGIATGVITQNVDGLHLRAGSRRVVELHGTMRRVFCTHCGQVFDRRDLAQRVEADNPWITIPENVPLGPDGDVLPQSTTGFRIPACTVCGGMLKPDVVFFGEFIPAEKFREAEQLVRASDALVIAGSSLVVNSGIRLLERARRRRLPIVIVNRGQTRGDARATVKIDAGASEVLQALADALPAPAAQRGA; from the coding sequence ATCACGGCCGTGGCCCAGCAGGATGCCCAGACCGCCGAGGAGGTCGACCGCGCCGTGAACGCGCTCTCGGGACGCAGATTGGCCGTCCTCACCGGCGCCGGCATATCGACCGATTCCGGCATTCCCGACTATCGGGGCACGGGAGCGCCGGTGCGCGCGCCGATGAGCGTGGAGCAGTTCCTGGCCAGCGAAGACGCGCGCCGCAGGTACTGGGTCGGCAGCCACCTCGGGTGGCGCGCCTTCTCTGCGGCCGCGCCGAACCCCGGCCACACCGCCCTGGCGGCGCTGGAGAGGCAGGGCATCGCCACCGGCGTCATCACCCAGAACGTCGACGGCCTCCACCTGCGCGCCGGGAGCCGCCGGGTGGTGGAGCTGCACGGCACGATGCGGCGGGTCTTCTGCACGCACTGCGGTCAGGTCTTCGACCGTCGTGACCTGGCGCAGCGGGTCGAGGCCGACAACCCCTGGATCACGATCCCCGAGAACGTCCCCCTCGGACCCGACGGCGACGTGCTTCCGCAGAGCACGACAGGATTCCGCATTCCCGCCTGCACGGTGTGCGGCGGCATGCTCAAGCCCGATGTCGTCTTCTTCGGCGAGTTCATCCCGGCCGAGAAGTTCCGCGAGGCCGAGCAGCTGGTGCGCGCGAGCGACGCCCTCGTGATCGCCGGCTCCTCCCTCGTGGTCAACTCCGGCATCCGTCTGCTGGAACGGGCCCGGCGGCGGCGGCTGCCCATCGTGATCGTCAACCGCGGTCAGACGCGGGGCGACGCGCGCGCGACCGTGAAGATCGATGCAGGGGCCAGCGAAGTCCTCCAGGCGCTCGCCGACGCGCTACCCGCCCCGGCAGCCCAGCGGGGCGCATAG
- a CDS encoding histidine phosphatase family protein — translation MTLLTLVRHGETDWNRARRVQGSTDIPLNETGRAQARDAAAALRAQLDLSAAAACPVVVSSDLSRARETAEIIADELGLAAPRTYAGMRERAYGEAEGVDADEFLARWGDWHAAEIPGAEPWPQLRARGLRALDEIVRDARRATAPAAASVVVVTHGALIRELIRHATGGELPLVGERLANGSAHTMRYEPERLSLLTYAGARA, via the coding sequence GTGACTCTGCTGACCCTCGTCCGCCACGGCGAGACCGACTGGAACCGTGCCCGGCGTGTCCAGGGATCGACCGACATCCCCCTGAACGAGACCGGCCGGGCTCAGGCGCGGGATGCCGCCGCCGCCCTGCGCGCCCAGCTCGACCTGTCCGCGGCCGCCGCCTGCCCCGTCGTGGTCTCGAGCGACCTGTCGCGCGCGCGGGAGACGGCCGAGATCATCGCGGATGAGCTCGGCCTGGCGGCACCGCGCACCTACGCCGGGATGCGGGAGCGGGCGTACGGCGAAGCCGAAGGCGTCGACGCGGACGAGTTCCTGGCGCGCTGGGGCGACTGGCACGCCGCGGAGATCCCGGGCGCGGAGCCGTGGCCTCAGCTGCGCGCGCGCGGACTGCGCGCACTGGACGAGATCGTGCGCGACGCCCGCCGAGCGACGGCGCCCGCCGCGGCATCCGTGGTCGTGGTGACACACGGTGCGCTCATCCGGGAGCTGATCCGCCATGCCACCGGGGGCGAACTGCCGCTGGTCGGGGAGCGCCTGGCGAACGGCTCCGCGCACACCATGCGGTACGAACCGGAGCGCCTCAGCCTGCTCACCTACGCCGGCGCGAGGGCGTAG
- a CDS encoding CoA ester lyase, giving the protein MTVLDHGPALLFCPADRPERFEKALQRADAVILDLEDAVAPAAKTAARGALIESELDPDRVIVRINPPGTDAFVADLATLSQTDYRTVMIAKAEGVTQLRAIGRRFTIIALCETARGVVAAEKLAAHDQVVALMWGAEDLVASLGGTSSRKPNGRYRDVARVARARVLLAAGAQGKAAVDAVHLDIAETKRLTIEAADAAASGFAATACIHPSQVQIIRDAYRPTPAALAWARSVLAAAETEGGVFTHRGRMVDEPVLRHARATLRRA; this is encoded by the coding sequence ATGACCGTTCTGGACCACGGGCCCGCGCTGCTGTTCTGCCCTGCGGACCGGCCGGAGCGCTTCGAGAAGGCCCTGCAGCGTGCGGATGCGGTGATCCTGGACCTCGAGGACGCCGTCGCACCGGCGGCCAAGACCGCTGCCCGGGGCGCCCTGATCGAATCCGAACTCGATCCCGATCGGGTGATCGTCCGCATCAACCCGCCCGGGACCGACGCGTTCGTGGCGGACCTGGCGACCCTGTCCCAGACGGACTACCGCACCGTCATGATCGCGAAGGCCGAGGGGGTCACCCAGCTCAGAGCGATCGGTCGGCGGTTCACGATCATCGCGCTCTGCGAGACGGCACGCGGTGTGGTGGCCGCGGAGAAGCTCGCCGCACACGATCAGGTCGTCGCGCTCATGTGGGGAGCGGAGGATCTGGTCGCCAGCCTGGGCGGCACCTCCAGCCGAAAGCCCAACGGGCGCTACCGCGACGTGGCACGGGTCGCGCGCGCGCGGGTCCTGCTGGCAGCGGGCGCGCAGGGGAAGGCCGCGGTCGACGCGGTGCACCTGGATATCGCCGAGACCAAGCGGCTCACGATCGAAGCGGCCGACGCCGCGGCATCCGGCTTCGCCGCCACCGCCTGCATCCACCCGAGCCAGGTTCAGATCATCCGCGATGCGTACCGGCCCACCCCCGCCGCCCTCGCCTGGGCCCGCTCGGTGCTGGCTGCGGCCGAGACCGAGGGAGGCGTCTTCACCCATCGGGGCCGCATGGTCGACGAGCCGGTGCTGCGCCACGCCCGCGCCACGCTGCGGCGGGCGTAG
- a CDS encoding MaoC family dehydratase — protein sequence MNEPVSPQSDHIQRGLYFEELQIGARYHHRPGRTATEADNVLFSALTMNTQALHLDAAYSATQPFGQRLMNSMWTLATMVGASVGQITQGTLVAQLGMTDVAFPAPLVHGDTLYTETEVLQKRLSASRPGQGIVTMRHTGRNQDGTVVATATRIALMWCRDAANAEEES from the coding sequence GTGAACGAGCCGGTATCGCCGCAGAGCGACCACATCCAGCGGGGACTGTACTTCGAGGAGCTCCAGATCGGCGCCCGCTACCACCATCGCCCGGGGCGCACCGCGACCGAAGCCGACAACGTGCTGTTCTCTGCGTTGACGATGAACACGCAGGCCCTGCACCTGGACGCTGCGTACTCGGCGACGCAGCCGTTCGGGCAGCGGCTGATGAACTCGATGTGGACTCTGGCGACCATGGTCGGGGCCTCGGTCGGCCAGATCACGCAGGGCACGCTGGTCGCCCAGCTCGGGATGACCGACGTCGCCTTTCCCGCACCGCTCGTGCACGGCGACACCCTGTACACCGAGACCGAGGTCCTGCAGAAGCGGCTCTCCGCCTCACGACCCGGCCAGGGGATCGTCACGATGCGCCACACCGGCCGCAATCAGGACGGCACGGTCGTCGCGACGGCCACCAGGATCGCGCTGATGTGGTGCCGGGACGCCGCGAACGCCGAGGAGGAGTCATGA
- a CDS encoding acyl-CoA dehydrogenase family protein, whose protein sequence is MDDNLNDEERELAALVRQFADEVVAPRSYEADRTHTLPLEVVAQMGELGLFGLPFPEEFGGQGGDYFALCLAIEGLGRVDQSIAITLEAGVSLGAMPVFRFGTDAQRHELLPDLLAGRALAGFGLTEPEAGSDAGATRTTARLDGDEWVINGSKQFITNSGTDITRFVTVTAVTGESDGRKQISTIIVPNGTPGFTVEPAYDKVGWHASDTHPLTFQDARVPAGNLLGERGRGFANFLHILDEGRIAIAALSTGAAEGCLEAAVDYAKKRTVFGEQLSTRQSIQFMLARMQLRVHNARLAWHHAARLRDAGRPFKVEAAIAKLTASDAAMDNARDATQIFGGNGFMNEYPVARHFRDSKILEIGEGTSEVQLLVISRALGL, encoded by the coding sequence ATGGACGACAACCTGAACGACGAGGAGCGCGAACTCGCCGCGCTGGTGCGCCAGTTCGCCGACGAGGTGGTGGCGCCGCGCTCGTATGAGGCCGATCGCACCCACACGCTGCCGCTGGAGGTGGTGGCCCAGATGGGCGAGCTGGGTCTGTTCGGCCTCCCGTTCCCCGAGGAGTTCGGAGGCCAGGGCGGCGACTATTTCGCCCTGTGCCTGGCCATCGAGGGGCTGGGGCGGGTCGACCAGTCGATCGCCATCACGCTGGAGGCCGGCGTCAGCCTCGGCGCCATGCCGGTCTTCCGCTTCGGCACCGACGCGCAGCGGCACGAGCTGCTCCCGGACCTGCTCGCCGGACGCGCTCTGGCCGGCTTCGGCCTGACCGAGCCCGAGGCGGGTTCGGATGCCGGCGCGACGCGCACCACAGCCCGGCTGGACGGGGACGAGTGGGTCATCAACGGCTCCAAGCAGTTCATCACCAACTCCGGCACGGACATCACGCGGTTCGTCACCGTGACGGCGGTGACGGGGGAGAGCGACGGCCGCAAGCAGATCTCCACGATCATCGTGCCCAACGGCACCCCCGGCTTCACCGTGGAGCCTGCCTACGACAAGGTCGGATGGCACGCCTCCGACACGCATCCGCTCACCTTCCAGGACGCACGCGTGCCTGCAGGCAATCTGCTGGGCGAACGAGGACGCGGTTTCGCGAACTTCCTGCACATCCTGGACGAGGGCCGCATCGCGATCGCCGCGCTCTCGACCGGCGCGGCCGAGGGATGCCTGGAAGCGGCGGTGGACTACGCCAAGAAGCGCACGGTGTTCGGTGAGCAGCTCTCGACGCGGCAGAGCATCCAGTTCATGCTCGCGCGGATGCAGCTGCGCGTTCACAACGCGCGTCTGGCCTGGCACCACGCGGCGCGCCTGCGCGATGCCGGCAGGCCGTTCAAGGTGGAGGCGGCGATCGCCAAGCTGACCGCGAGCGACGCGGCGATGGACAACGCCCGTGATGCCACGCAGATCTTCGGCGGCAACGGGTTCATGAACGAGTACCCGGTCGCGCGCCATTTTCGGGACTCGAAGATCCTCGAGATCGGCGAGGGCACCAGCGAGGTGCAGCTCCTGGTCATCTCACGGGCGCTCGGCCTGTGA
- a CDS encoding biotin carboxylase N-terminal domain-containing protein: MPASVLEPAEMFHTVLVANRGEIARRVIRTLRALGIRSVAVYSDPDADAPHVREADASFRVGPAAAAESYLDGGAILAAARESGAQAIHPGYGFLSENAAFAADCAAAGIVFIGPGPKALDVMGDKIRSKAHVAASGVPIVPGIDARELTDAEIADAAADVGYPLLIKPSAGGGGKGMQVVRAPAELPEALATARRVASAAFGDDTLLLERLIERPRHIEVQVIADAHGRVIHLGERECTLQRRHQKVVEEAPSPIIDEQTRASLGVAACAAAASVDYRGAGTVEFLVAADRPQDFFFIEMNTRLQVEHPVTELVTGLDLVELQLRVAAGGHLGLAQHEVRMDGHAIEARVYAESPARGFLPATGTVLEWAPAPQVRTDSAVETGSVVTADYDPMIAKVIAHAPDRAGALALLDRALAQTVLLGVDTNVAFLRTLLADEAVRDGDMDTGLIDRMPPFADPEPSGTALCAAAAATAHAAETPVPPSLGLWQSGTGWRAGGPALPRRCRFATEAGEILAAAAAAALPDARVAVDGDGAVWVHADGVTSRLEPLSRRAALERQLRTSAGLAAASSPELRAPMPGTVVAVHVTGGTRVRAGERIVTIEAMKMEHPVIAPHDGTASIQATVGDQVHRDHVLARVLPDPAQQERNDPWTTT, translated from the coding sequence GTGCCCGCTTCGGTTCTCGAGCCCGCCGAGATGTTCCACACGGTCCTGGTCGCAAACCGCGGCGAGATCGCCCGCCGCGTGATCAGGACCCTGCGCGCGCTCGGCATCCGCTCGGTCGCCGTCTACAGCGACCCCGATGCGGACGCTCCGCACGTGCGCGAGGCGGACGCGTCCTTCCGGGTGGGCCCGGCCGCCGCAGCCGAGTCCTACCTGGACGGCGGGGCGATCCTCGCGGCCGCGCGCGAATCCGGTGCGCAGGCGATCCACCCGGGCTACGGTTTCCTCTCCGAGAACGCCGCGTTCGCAGCCGACTGCGCCGCCGCGGGGATCGTGTTCATCGGCCCGGGACCGAAGGCGCTGGATGTGATGGGCGACAAGATCCGCTCCAAGGCGCACGTCGCCGCCAGCGGGGTGCCGATCGTCCCGGGCATCGATGCCCGCGAGCTGACCGACGCGGAGATCGCCGATGCCGCTGCCGACGTGGGCTACCCCCTGCTGATCAAGCCCTCCGCGGGCGGCGGCGGCAAGGGGATGCAGGTCGTGCGCGCTCCGGCGGAGCTGCCGGAGGCGCTCGCAACGGCGCGTCGGGTGGCCTCCGCGGCGTTCGGGGACGACACGCTGCTGCTGGAGCGGCTCATCGAGCGGCCCCGGCACATCGAGGTGCAGGTGATCGCGGATGCGCACGGGCGGGTGATCCACCTCGGCGAGCGGGAGTGCACCCTGCAGCGGCGCCACCAGAAGGTCGTCGAAGAGGCGCCGTCGCCGATCATCGACGAGCAGACACGGGCGAGTCTGGGCGTCGCCGCGTGTGCGGCCGCGGCAAGTGTGGACTACCGGGGGGCGGGAACGGTGGAGTTCCTGGTCGCCGCCGACCGCCCGCAGGACTTCTTCTTCATCGAGATGAACACGCGCCTGCAGGTGGAGCACCCGGTCACCGAACTGGTGACCGGACTGGACCTGGTCGAGCTGCAGCTGCGCGTCGCGGCGGGCGGACACCTCGGACTGGCCCAGCACGAGGTGCGGATGGACGGGCACGCGATCGAAGCGCGCGTGTACGCGGAGTCGCCCGCGCGGGGATTCCTGCCCGCCACCGGGACCGTGCTGGAATGGGCGCCGGCGCCGCAGGTGCGCACCGACTCGGCCGTCGAGACCGGCAGCGTGGTCACCGCGGATTACGATCCGATGATCGCGAAGGTGATCGCCCACGCTCCCGACCGGGCCGGCGCGCTCGCGCTGCTCGACCGGGCGCTGGCGCAGACGGTGCTGCTGGGCGTGGACACGAACGTCGCCTTCCTGCGCACCCTCCTCGCCGACGAAGCGGTGCGGGACGGCGACATGGACACCGGCCTGATCGACCGGATGCCGCCGTTCGCCGACCCGGAGCCCAGCGGCACCGCGCTGTGTGCGGCCGCCGCGGCGACCGCGCACGCCGCCGAGACGCCGGTGCCGCCGTCGCTCGGTCTCTGGCAGAGCGGCACGGGCTGGCGCGCCGGTGGCCCCGCGCTGCCGCGCCGCTGCCGCTTCGCAACCGAGGCGGGCGAGATCCTCGCGGCGGCGGCGGCCGCCGCGCTCCCGGACGCACGCGTCGCCGTGGACGGCGACGGCGCGGTCTGGGTGCACGCGGACGGTGTCACGTCGCGGCTGGAGCCGCTGAGCCGGCGCGCGGCGCTGGAGAGGCAGCTCAGGACCAGTGCCGGTCTGGCCGCGGCATCCTCGCCGGAGCTGCGTGCGCCGATGCCGGGAACCGTCGTGGCCGTGCACGTCACCGGCGGCACCCGGGTGCGCGCGGGCGAGCGGATCGTCACGATCGAGGCGATGAAGATGGAGCACCCGGTGATCGCTCCGCACGACGGGACCGCGTCCATTCAGGCCACGGTCGGCGACCAGGTGCACCGCGACCACGTGCTCGCCCGAGTCCTGCCCGACCCGGCCCAGCAGGAGAGGAACGACCCATGGACGACAACCTGA
- a CDS encoding carboxyl transferase domain-containing protein translates to MAAAGSALQTAVVHDDAFERTRAAQEALADELRARLAVAARGGPEASRERHLARGKLLPRDRVDRLLDEGSAFVEVAPLAAEGLYGGDAPGAGVIAGIGLVHGRQVMIVCNDATVKGGTYYPLTVKKHLRAQEIARENRLPCVYLVDSGGAFLPMQDEVFPDRDHFGRIFFNQARMSAEGIPQIAAVLGSCTAGGAYVPAMSDETVIVRNQGTIFLGGPPLVKAAIGEIVTAEELGGGELHATRSGVVDHLAENDEHALEIVRDIIATLPPPAAPAWEVIATVPPAVDAADLYGVVPVDVNQPYDVREVIGRLVDGSAFAEFKRAYGETLVTGFARIHGHPVGIVANNGVLFSESAQKGAHFIELCDQRGIPLLFLQNISGFMVGRDAEAGGIAKDGAKMVTAVATTRVPKLTVVIGGSFGAGNYSMCGRAYSPRFLWTWPASRISVMGGTQAASVLSTVKRDQLEARGGAWSAQEQADFEAPIRTQYEQQGNPYYATARLWDDGVVDPADTRDLLGLALDVVSRTPLPEPRFGVFRM, encoded by the coding sequence ATGGCGGCAGCCGGATCGGCACTGCAGACCGCGGTCGTGCACGACGACGCCTTCGAGCGCACTCGTGCGGCGCAGGAGGCCCTCGCAGACGAGCTCAGGGCGCGCCTGGCGGTCGCGGCGCGGGGCGGGCCGGAGGCGTCGCGGGAGCGCCACCTCGCCCGCGGCAAGCTGCTGCCGCGCGACCGGGTGGATCGCCTCCTGGACGAGGGCAGTGCGTTCGTGGAGGTCGCGCCGCTCGCGGCGGAGGGGCTGTACGGGGGAGACGCGCCGGGAGCGGGTGTCATCGCCGGCATCGGGCTGGTCCACGGCCGGCAGGTGATGATCGTGTGCAACGACGCCACCGTCAAGGGCGGCACCTACTATCCGCTCACCGTCAAGAAGCACCTCCGCGCGCAGGAGATCGCCCGTGAGAATCGGCTCCCGTGCGTGTACCTCGTCGACTCCGGCGGTGCGTTCCTGCCGATGCAGGACGAGGTGTTCCCCGACCGGGACCACTTCGGCCGCATCTTCTTCAACCAGGCCAGGATGTCCGCCGAAGGCATCCCGCAGATCGCCGCCGTGCTCGGCTCGTGCACGGCCGGTGGCGCGTACGTTCCCGCGATGAGCGATGAGACCGTGATCGTCCGCAACCAGGGCACGATCTTCCTCGGCGGACCGCCGCTGGTCAAAGCCGCGATCGGCGAGATCGTGACGGCCGAGGAACTCGGCGGCGGCGAGCTGCACGCCACCCGGTCGGGTGTGGTCGATCACCTGGCCGAGAACGACGAGCACGCCCTGGAGATCGTCCGCGACATCATCGCGACGCTGCCCCCGCCGGCCGCACCGGCGTGGGAGGTCATCGCGACCGTGCCGCCGGCCGTCGACGCCGCCGACCTCTACGGGGTCGTGCCCGTCGACGTGAACCAGCCGTACGACGTCCGCGAGGTGATCGGCCGCCTCGTCGATGGCAGTGCGTTCGCCGAGTTCAAGCGCGCCTACGGCGAGACGCTGGTCACCGGCTTCGCCCGCATCCACGGACATCCCGTCGGGATCGTCGCCAACAACGGCGTGCTGTTCTCGGAATCCGCGCAGAAGGGCGCGCACTTCATCGAGCTGTGCGACCAGCGGGGCATTCCGCTGCTGTTCCTGCAGAACATCTCCGGCTTCATGGTGGGGCGCGATGCCGAGGCCGGCGGCATCGCGAAGGACGGAGCGAAGATGGTGACCGCGGTCGCCACGACGCGCGTGCCCAAGCTGACGGTCGTGATCGGCGGATCGTTCGGCGCCGGCAACTACTCGATGTGCGGTCGTGCCTACTCGCCCCGGTTCCTGTGGACCTGGCCGGCGAGCCGGATCTCGGTGATGGGCGGGACGCAGGCGGCGTCGGTGCTCTCCACCGTGAAGCGCGATCAGCTCGAGGCCCGCGGCGGCGCGTGGTCCGCTCAGGAGCAGGCGGATTTCGAAGCGCCGATCCGCACCCAGTACGAGCAGCAGGGCAACCCGTACTATGCGACCGCCCGGCTCTGGGACGATGGCGTCGTCGATCCGGCGGACACCCGCGACCTGCTCGGTCTCGCTCTGGACGTCGTCTCGCGAACTCCGCTCCCCGAACCCCGCTTCGGCGTCTTCCGGATGTGA
- a CDS encoding TetR/AcrR family transcriptional regulator, producing MTSGVTERGRAKADRQEAILHEAARLFADRGFSGVSLEELGAAVGVSGPAVYRHFANKQALLGAILVRVSERLLSGGQDVIASHDTPETRLDGLIRFHVDFALTDADVIRVQDRDLASLSEHDRHTVRRLQRQYLELWTAVLAEIHPDRSESDLRVRAHACFGLINSTPHSMRALRTSPTENTVRGILESMARSALTS from the coding sequence ATGACAAGCGGTGTCACCGAGCGTGGTCGCGCGAAGGCCGACCGCCAGGAGGCGATCCTGCACGAGGCCGCACGCCTGTTCGCAGATCGCGGCTTCAGCGGAGTGAGCCTCGAGGAACTCGGCGCGGCGGTGGGCGTGAGCGGACCGGCGGTGTACCGGCACTTCGCGAACAAGCAGGCTCTGCTCGGAGCGATTCTGGTCCGCGTGAGCGAGCGGCTGCTCAGCGGCGGCCAAGACGTGATCGCCTCGCACGACACCCCCGAGACCCGGCTGGACGGTCTGATCCGCTTCCACGTCGACTTCGCCCTCACCGACGCCGATGTCATCCGCGTCCAGGACCGCGACCTGGCCAGCCTGAGCGAGCACGACCGGCACACGGTCCGCCGGCTGCAGCGGCAGTACCTCGAACTGTGGACCGCGGTCCTCGCCGAGATCCACCCCGACCGGTCCGAGAGCGACCTGCGCGTGCGCGCGCACGCCTGTTTCGGGCTGATCAATTCCACACCGCACAGCATGCGGGCGCTTCGCACGTCTCCGACCGAGAACACGGTGCGCGGCATCCTGGAGTCGATGGCGCGGTCCGCGCTCACGTCGTGA
- a CDS encoding dihydrolipoamide acetyltransferase family protein, translating to MATDFHLPDLGEGLPEAELVHWLVAEGDTVTLNQTIAEVETAKAVVELPSPYAGVVTTLHAAAGDVIEVGSVLISFDIAGAEPASAQDPPAEEAEPVPERAQPNLVGYGAAPRGGGRPQRRARRGARPTSAPDTAVLDAAPHDAIHTEPADALRERPRCTPPVRKLAKELGVDLAMVPPSGATGLITRTDVEAYAADLQARESAPAVPVPVASSRTSDAERVTRIPIRGVRKHTADAMVRSAFTAPHVTTFHTVDVTATSELIASLRADRGLAGHRIGVMAVAAKAVCLALMRHPELNSRWDADSGEILQHRYVNLGIAAATSRGLVVPNVRDAEQMTLVELADAIAGLAETARAGKTAPADMSGGTFSMTNVGVFGVDAGTPILNPGEAGILAIGAVRRQPWEYRGEIALRDVMTLSLSFDHRLVDGEQGARFLRDVADILREPGRAMLLR from the coding sequence ATGGCGACGGACTTCCACCTTCCCGACCTCGGTGAGGGCCTCCCCGAGGCGGAGCTGGTCCACTGGCTCGTCGCCGAGGGCGACACGGTGACGCTGAACCAGACGATCGCCGAGGTCGAGACGGCCAAGGCCGTCGTCGAGCTGCCCTCCCCGTACGCGGGAGTGGTGACAACGCTGCACGCGGCCGCGGGCGACGTGATCGAGGTCGGCTCCGTGCTGATCTCCTTCGACATCGCCGGCGCCGAGCCCGCGTCGGCGCAGGACCCGCCCGCGGAGGAGGCAGAACCGGTCCCGGAGCGGGCGCAGCCGAATCTGGTCGGCTACGGCGCGGCACCGCGCGGCGGCGGCCGCCCCCAGCGACGCGCCCGCCGCGGCGCTCGTCCGACCTCCGCGCCGGACACGGCCGTGCTCGACGCGGCTCCGCACGACGCGATCCACACCGAGCCCGCCGACGCCCTGCGGGAGCGTCCCCGCTGCACACCCCCGGTTCGCAAGCTCGCGAAGGAGCTGGGCGTGGATCTGGCGATGGTCCCGCCCAGCGGTGCCACCGGACTGATCACCCGCACGGATGTGGAGGCCTACGCGGCCGACCTGCAGGCCCGCGAATCCGCACCCGCCGTCCCGGTGCCGGTGGCATCATCGCGAACCTCGGACGCGGAACGGGTCACCCGGATCCCGATCCGCGGGGTGCGCAAGCACACCGCCGACGCGATGGTGCGCAGCGCGTTCACCGCGCCGCACGTCACGACATTCCACACCGTCGATGTGACGGCCACCAGCGAGCTCATCGCGTCGCTGCGCGCGGACCGGGGGCTGGCCGGTCATCGCATCGGCGTGATGGCGGTCGCGGCCAAGGCGGTCTGCCTCGCGCTGATGCGGCATCCGGAACTGAATTCCCGATGGGACGCCGACAGCGGCGAGATCCTCCAGCACCGCTACGTGAACCTCGGCATCGCCGCCGCCACATCGCGCGGCCTGGTCGTGCCCAACGTCCGTGACGCGGAGCAGATGACTCTGGTCGAGCTCGCGGATGCCATCGCAGGACTGGCGGAAACGGCGCGGGCGGGCAAGACGGCCCCCGCAGACATGAGCGGGGGCACGTTCTCGATGACGAATGTGGGCGTGTTCGGCGTCGATGCCGGCACGCCGATCCTCAACCCCGGCGAGGCCGGCATCCTCGCCATCGGTGCCGTCCGGCGCCAACCCTGGGAGTACCGCGGCGAGATCGCCCTGCGGGACGTGATGACGCTCAGTCTGTCCTTCGACCACCGGCTGGTCGACGGCGAGCAGGGTGCGCGCTTCCTGCGCGATGTCGCCGACATCCTGCGCGAACCGGGCCGGGCGATGCTCCTGCGATGA
- a CDS encoding alpha-ketoacid dehydrogenase subunit beta: MTELTMAKAINEGLRRAMADDPKVLVMGEDIGKLGGVFRVTDGLLDQFGAARVIDTPLAESGIMGTAVGLAFRGYRPVVEIQFDGFVYPAFDQIVCQVAKLHYRTRGNVQMPITIRIPWAGGVGAAEHHSESPEAYFVHTSGLRVVAVANPQDAHLMLRQAIASNDPVVYFEPKRLYHTKGEVDLDLDLADAAPMGLARVAREGSDVTLLTYGAQVATALDAAIAAEDDGISIEVVDLRSISPVDYRTVSASVRKTGRVVVTHEAAREAGVGAELIASVTEHCFPYLESAPVRVTGHDIPYPPAKLEKHHLPDLDRILDAVDRVLDRPHSLSGPEWSSAEADHAATVGGGLL; encoded by the coding sequence ATGACTGAGCTGACCATGGCCAAGGCCATCAACGAGGGTCTGCGCCGCGCGATGGCGGACGACCCCAAAGTTCTCGTCATGGGCGAGGACATCGGCAAGCTCGGGGGCGTCTTCCGCGTGACCGACGGACTGCTCGACCAGTTCGGGGCAGCGCGGGTGATCGACACGCCCCTGGCCGAATCCGGGATCATGGGCACGGCCGTGGGTCTGGCCTTCCGGGGGTATCGCCCGGTCGTCGAGATCCAGTTCGACGGGTTCGTGTATCCCGCCTTCGACCAGATCGTCTGCCAGGTCGCGAAGCTGCACTACCGCACGCGCGGGAACGTGCAGATGCCGATCACCATCCGCATCCCGTGGGCGGGTGGCGTGGGTGCTGCCGAGCATCACTCGGAGTCGCCGGAGGCGTATTTCGTCCACACGTCCGGGCTGCGCGTGGTCGCCGTGGCCAACCCGCAGGACGCCCACCTGATGCTGCGACAGGCGATCGCATCGAACGACCCCGTGGTGTACTTCGAGCCCAAACGCCTCTACCACACCAAGGGCGAGGTCGACCTGGATCTGGACCTGGCCGATGCTGCGCCGATGGGTCTGGCCAGGGTGGCCCGCGAGGGCTCTGACGTCACGCTGCTCACCTACGGCGCCCAGGTCGCGACAGCGCTGGATGCGGCCATCGCCGCGGAGGACGACGGGATCTCGATCGAGGTCGTCGACCTGCGCTCGATCTCGCCGGTCGACTACCGCACCGTGTCCGCGTCGGTGCGCAAGACCGGACGCGTCGTCGTCACGCACGAGGCGGCCCGCGAAGCCGGAGTGGGTGCCGAATTGATCGCGAGCGTGACCGAGCACTGCTTCCCCTACCTCGAGTCGGCACCGGTCCGCGTGACCGGCCACGACATCCCGTACCCGCCGGCGAAGCTGGAAAAGCACCACCTGCCCGATCTGGATCGGATCCTGGATGCCGTCGACCGGGTCCTGGACCGACCGCACAGTCTCTCGGGGCCGGAGTGGAGTTCTGCTGAGGCGGACCACGCCGCGACCGTCGGCGGAGGCCTGCTCTGA